In Mastomys coucha isolate ucsf_1 unplaced genomic scaffold, UCSF_Mcou_1 pScaffold5, whole genome shotgun sequence, one genomic interval encodes:
- the Msrb1 gene encoding methionine-R-sulfoxide reductase B1 isoform X1, whose translation MSFCSFFGGEVFQNHFEPGVYVCAKCGYELFSSRSKYAHSSPWPAFTETIHADSVTKCPEKNRPEALKVSCGKCGNGLGHEFLNDGPKRGQSRFUIFSSSLKFIPKEAPASQGH comes from the exons ATGTCGTTCTGCAGCTTCTTCGGAGGCGAGGTTTTCCAGAATCACTTCGAGCCAG GTGTCTACGTGTGTGCCAAGTGTGGCTATGAGTTATTCTCCAGTCGCTCAAAGTACGCACACTCATCCCCATGGCCAGCATTCACTGAAACCATCCACGCAGACAGTGTGACCAAGTGCCCTGAGAAAAACCGACCGGAAGCTTTAAAG GTGTCCTGTGGCAAGTGTGGCAATGGGTTGGGCCATGAGTTCCTGAATGATGGCCCCAAGCGGGGACAATCACGATTCTGAATATTTAGCAGCTCATTGAAGTTCATCCCTAAAG AAGCTCCTGCCTCCCAGGGGCACTAG
- the Rpl3l gene encoding 60S ribosomal protein L3-like isoform X3, whose amino-acid sequence MRLLPFRQKKAHIMEIQLNGGTVAEKVAWAQARLEKQVPVHSVFSQSEVIDVIAVTKGRGVKGVTSRWHTKKLPRKTHKGLRKVACIGAWHPARVGCSIARAGQKGYHHRTELNKKIYRIGRGLHMEDGKMVRNNASTSYDVTDKSITPLGGFPHYGEVNNDFIMLKGCIAGTKKRVITLRKSLLVHHSRRALENIELKFIDTTSKFGHGCFQTAQEKRAFMGPQKKHLEKEKPETSGNI is encoded by the exons ATGAGGCTGCTCCCCTTTCGGCAGAAGAAGGCCCACATCATGGAGATTCAGCTGAATGGTGGCACTGTGGCTGAGAAGGTGGCGTGGGCTCAGGCACGGTTGGAGAAGCAGGTGCCCGTACACAGTGTGTTCAGCCAGAGTGAAGTTATTGATGTCATTGCTGTCACGAAGGGCCGGGGTGTTAAAG GGGTCACCAGTCGCTGGCATACCAAGAAGCTGCCAAGGAAGACCCACAAAGGCCTGCGCAAGGTGGCCTGCATTGGTGCCTGGCACCCTGCCCGAGTAGGCTGCTCCATCGCCCGGGCTGGGCAGAAGGGTTACCACCACCGTACAGAGCTGAACAAGAAG ATCTACCGCATTGGCCGGGGGCTGCACATGGAAGATGGGAAGATGGTCAGAAACAACGCATCTACCAGCTACGATGTCACTGACAAGTCTATCACACCTCTG GGTGGCTTCCCCCACTATGGAGAAGTGAACAATGACTTCATCATGTTAAAGGGCTGCATTGCAGGTACCAAGAAGCGGGTGATCACGCTGAGGAAG TCCCTCCTGGTGCACCACAGCCGCAGGGCCCTGGAGAACATTGAGCTCAAGTTCATTGACACCACTTCTAAGTTTGGCCATGGATGTTTTCAGACAGCGCAGGAGAAGAGGGCCTTCATG GGTCCCCAAAAGAAACATCTGGAGAAAGAGAAGCCGGAGACCTCGGGAAACATATAA
- the Msrb1 gene encoding methionine-R-sulfoxide reductase B1 isoform X2, translated as MSFCSFFGGEVFQNHFEPGVYVCAKCGYELFSSRSKYAHSSPWPAFTETIHADSVTKCPEKNRPEALKVSCGKCGNGLGHEFLNDGPKRGQSRFUIFSSSLKFIPKAPASQGH; from the exons ATGTCGTTCTGCAGCTTCTTCGGAGGCGAGGTTTTCCAGAATCACTTCGAGCCAG GTGTCTACGTGTGTGCCAAGTGTGGCTATGAGTTATTCTCCAGTCGCTCAAAGTACGCACACTCATCCCCATGGCCAGCATTCACTGAAACCATCCACGCAGACAGTGTGACCAAGTGCCCTGAGAAAAACCGACCGGAAGCTTTAAAG GTGTCCTGTGGCAAGTGTGGCAATGGGTTGGGCCATGAGTTCCTGAATGATGGCCCCAAGCGGGGACAATCACGATTCTGAATATTTAGCAGCTCATTGAAGTTCATCCCTAAAG CTCCTGCCTCCCAGGGGCACTAG